In a single window of the Eleginops maclovinus isolate JMC-PN-2008 ecotype Puerto Natales chromosome 6, JC_Emac_rtc_rv5, whole genome shotgun sequence genome:
- the LOC134866177 gene encoding uncharacterized protein LOC134866177, which translates to MYTEGAQTTGHHRFHQKHINNTTPCSCQHCVHYDQPAFGQHGGPAYQPAPERQTDHPSLDCMRDVQAPRVKDVGGRAILVDRAERSGHRSPQRRPVFGGPGPYSQSHDFSQVCPWELNPAQWSYPPEPGVRHYPSVREQCGCVMRCDTRAHPFNAGIPHPLPHLQVKGPGYRHRRTVRYVCVDEEEESCGCKSENYHSEPQNPHLGHLNKPNGHCGQRAVFSEGGEERDSHQDRGRLKGGSEEGWYGRGGSHKGFFPTEVPQKQLNQSRQKGPCVPPSGVTVPSPEPSKPTTNDHQRQGSEVVTQKRRQDSVRDQIRQVVTNLEDVLGGLKQVHVEMKEVVEQIDRLTASIDLSDEAPCISQGPSSNFSSHHGELRLALLPNHQPAPVPTSQHLEEDRIILRTNSPSPVHTASVVKTSRFTPPIHHKDIINERLGLNGHPPHLYPPRDSHHVGQTHLEPLPHSLDPKVIIGNSTSNSRTQKPPLYPQNGRCGKGPYPYPKTVRPPAYPERGRESTSMV; encoded by the exons ATGTACACAGAAGGCGCACAAACAACGGGACACCACCGGTTTCACCAAAAGCACATCAACAATACAACACCCTGCTCCTGCCAGCACTGCGTCCACTATGATCAGCCAGCGTTCGGCCAACACGGTGGGCCAGCATACCAACCAGCaccagagagacagacggaccACCCATCTCTGGACTGCATGAGAGACGTCCAGGCCCCTCGGGTTAAAGACGTAGGGGGCAGAGCTATCCTGGtggacagagcagagagaagtgGTCATCGCAGCCCACAGAGGAGGCCTGTGTTTGGGGGGCCGGGCCCTTACAGCCAGTCACACGACTTCAGCCAAGTTTGCCCCTGGGAACTGAACCCTGCCCAGTGGAGCTACCCACCGGAGCCCGGGGTGAGACACTACCCGTCTGTCAGGGAACAGTGTGGCTGTGTGATGCGCTGCGACACCAGGGCACACCCCTTTAACGCTGGAATACCTCATCCTCTCCCACATCTTCAGGTCAAAGGTCCAGGTTACCGGCACAGGAGGACAGTCAGGTATGTCTGCGTCGACGAAGAGGAGGAAAGTTGTGGTTGTAAATCTGAGAACTATCATTCTGAGCCACAAAATCCCCATTTAGGTCATCTAAACAAGCCCAATGGCCACTGTGGACAGAGGGCTGTGTTCtctgagggaggggaggaaagagatAGCCATCAGGACCGGGGCAGACTGAAGGGTGGATCAGAGGAAGGCTGGTATGGACGCGGTGGCTCTCACAAAGGTTTCTTCCCCACAGAAGTCCCCCAAAAACAGTTGAACCAAAGCAGACAGAAGGGGCCCTGCGTCCCACCCTCTGGCGTCACCGTCCCCAGTCCTGAGCCCTCCAAACCGACGACTAACGACCACCAGCGCCAGGGTTCGGAGGTGGTGACGCAGAAGAGGAGGCAGGATTCAGTGAGGGATCAAATCAGACAAGTGGTGACAAATCTGGAGGATGTGTTGGGGGGTCTGAAGCAGGTTCACGTGGAGATGAAAGAG gTGGTTGAGCAGATTGATCGTCTCACGGCGAGTATCGACCTCAGCGACGAGGCGCCCTGCATCTCTCAGGGGCCGTCCAGTAACTTCTCCTCTCATCATGGGGAGCTCAGACTGGCCCTGCTGCCCAATCACCAGCCTGCTCCGGTCCCGACGTCGCAACACCTGGAAGAAGATCGCATCATCTTAAGAACAAACTCTCCTTCTCCTGTTCACACGGCATCAGTCGTCAAAACCAGCCGCTTCACTCCACCCATCCACCATAAAGACATCATCAATGAGAGGCTGGGGTTAAACGGCCACCCGCCTCACCTGTATCCCCCCAGAGACTCCCACCATGTTGGGCAAACTCACTTAGAGCCACTTCCACACAGCCTGGACCCTAAAGTCATTATCGGTAACAGCACTTCTAATTCAAGGACTCAGAAGCCTCCCCTGTACCCCCAAAATGGGCGCTGTGGGAAGGGCCCTTACCCATATCCGAAGACTGTGAGACCCCCTGCGTACcctgagagaggcagagagagcacCAGCATGGTGTGA